The Artemia franciscana unplaced genomic scaffold, ASM3288406v1 Scaffold_3046, whole genome shotgun sequence genome contains the following window.
tgcataaagagcacgaaactggtaattgcaaaaatattttgtatatattttaacaagggattataaCTGTTCAAAAACTTCAAGAAAGAAAATcgaaagtttgaagcttagtagaaatcgttgttaaaaaaaacatcattaccgaatttcttttcttataagtatAAGCAGTGTCTTTTTAAGATatggaaaaagttgaaaatttttttaagttcactTCAAAATCACTAAAGTTTTATTCACACAAGCGAAAGGGAACCATGCAAATATTGTTAGCGTTTGCGACATTATGGGTGGCGGCATCTGGAATGGCCATATCTACAAATGAAACAGAACCCCCTGAGCCTGAATGTTTTGGAGCGAAGCAAATAATCAACACGGGAGAGGTAACATCTGCTGCTGAATTTTATGCTGGAGAAGTTGATTTCAGCATCGACCTTTTCAAGAAAGTCTATGCGGACAACGGTGGCATCAAAAGCAAAAAACCGCAAAATGTATTCTTCTCGCCATTTAGCGTCCACTCGGCCCTGCTCCTAGCTTATTTTGGATCTGCCGGAGAAACTCAGAAGAATTTAGGAGAAGTCCTAAGACTAGGAGAGACGGACAAGGCCACTGCAATTCGATCTTACAAAGCTACACAGATGCTACATCGTCTCTCCAGTGCAGCTAACCTGACCTCAAAAAGCTATGACCTTGAGCTGGCTAATAAGGTGTTCTTCGATTCTACCGAGCCATTGTCAAATTGTATCACTAAAGTTCTTTCAGAAGAAGTTGAAGAAATGGATTTCTTAAAAAAGAGTTCTGAGTCACTTAACATGATTAATGGATGGGTGAATGATAAGACcaagagaaaaatagagaaTTTCTTGGAGAAAGGTTCGATTACTTCTGAAACTCGAATGGTTTTGGCTAACGCAGCCAACTTCAAAGGAGATTGGCAATCTCAGTTCAAGCCTGAGAGAACAAAGTCTACAATTTTCCACATTTCACCCAGTGAGCAAACCTTTGTTCAAATCATTCTTCAATATCGATTCCATTAGGAGTGTTTCCACCTTttacaaagattaaataaaaaaaaacaagttttttttaactgaaagtaaggagtaaaattaaaacttaaaacgaacagaaattacttcgtatatgaaaggggctgcttcctcaccaacatcccgctcttgacgctaaagtttgactct
Protein-coding sequences here:
- the LOC136043116 gene encoding serine protease inhibitor 88Ea-like, with the translated sequence MQILLAFATLWVAASGMAISTNETEPPEPECFGAKQIINTGEVTSAAEFYAGEVDFSIDLFKKVYADNGGIKSKKPQNVFFSPFSVHSALLLAYFGSAGETQKNLGEVLRLGETDKATAIRSYKATQMLHRLSSAANLTSKSYDLELANKVFFDSTEPLSNCITKVLSEEVEEMDFLKKSSESLNMINGWVNDKTKRKIENFLEKGSITSETRMVLANAANFKGDWQSQFKPERTKSTIFHISPSEQTFVQIILQYRFH